Proteins from one Hemiscyllium ocellatum isolate sHemOce1 chromosome 8, sHemOce1.pat.X.cur, whole genome shotgun sequence genomic window:
- the LOC132818360 gene encoding kelch-like protein 28 isoform X2, with the protein MDPSPQSYMLANLTHPHSEQLLQGLNLLRQHRELCDIVLRVGDVKIHAHKVVLASISPYFKAMFTGNLSENENSEVEFQCIDETALQAIVEYAYTGTIFISQDTVESLLPAANLLQIKLVLKECCTFLESQLDPGNCIGISRFAETYGCHDLYLAANKYICQNFEEVCHTEEFFELNHTELDEIISNDCLNVVTEESVFYALEAWIKYDVQERQKYLAQLLHCVRLPLLSVKFLTRLYEANQLIRDEHTCKHLLNEALKYHFMPEHRFSHQTELSTRPRCAPKVLCAVGGKTGLFATLDSVEMYFPQTDSWTGLAPLSSPRYECGVAVVDQKLYVVGGIATHIQQGINYRKHENLVEGWNPETNKWTTVERMNECRSTLGVAVLAGELYALGGYDGENYLQSVEKYIPKIKKWQPVAPMGKSRSCFAAAVLDGKLYAIGGYGPAHMNSVERYDPSKDSWEMVAPMADKRINFGVGSMLGFIFVVGGHNGVSHLQSVERYEPHQNQWTLCRPMSDPRTGVGAAIVDNYLYVVGGHSGSSYLNMVQRYDPALDTWSDFAGMLSCRCNFGLTAF; encoded by the exons ATGGACCCGTCTCCTCAATCTTACATGCTTGCTAATCTGACTCATCCACATTCTGAGCAGTTACTGCAAGGATTGAATCTTCTTCGGCAGCATCGTGAGCTCTGTGACATCGTCCTCCGGGTTGGTGATGTCAAAATCCACGCCCATAAAGTGGTGCTGGCAAGCATCAGCCCATACTTCAAAGCCATGTTTACTGGGAACCTTTCAGAAAATGAGAACTCTGAGGTTGAGTTCCAGTGTATTGATGAAACTGCTTTGCAGGCTATTGTAGAATATGCATATACAGGAACCATATTCATTTCACAAGATACAGTGGAATCTTTACTACCAGCTGCAAATTTACTTCAAATTAAGCTAGTACTGAAGGAATGTTGTACATTCCTTGAAAGTCAGCTTGATCCTGGTAATTGCATTGGCATTTCCCGATTTGCTGAAACCTATGGTTGCCATGACTTGTATCTTGCTGCCAACAAATACATTTGTCAGAACTTTGAAGAGGTATGTCACACAGAGGAGTTTTTTGAATTGAATCACACGGAGTTAGATGAAATTATTTCAAATGACTGTCTGAATGTTGTGACTGAGGAGTCTGTTTTTTATGCTTTGGAGGCGTGGATTAAATATGATGTACAAGAAAGACAAAAATATTTGGCTCAGCTGTTACATTGTGTGCGATTGCCATTGCTAAGTGTGAAGTTTCTAACAAGATTATATGAAGCAAACCAGTTAATTCGTGATGAACATACCTGCAAACACCTTCTAAATGAAGCACTTAAGTATCATTTTATGCCAGAGCACCGATTTTCTCATCAGACGGAGTTATCAACACGACCCCGTTGTGCTCCCAAAGTACTGTGTGCTGTTGGTGGAAAAACTGGACTGTTTGCTACATTAGACAG TGTAGAGATGTACTTCCCTCAGACAGACTCCTGGACAGGTCTAGCACCACTTAGTAGTCCACGTTATGAATGTGGAGTTGCTGTTGTTGATCAGAAGCTTTACGTGGTTGGAGGAATTGCAACCCACATTCAGCAAGGCATTAATTATCGGAAACACGAGAATTTGGTAGAAGGTTGGAATCCGGAGACAAACAAGTGGACGACTgtagaaagaatgaatgaatgtcgAAGCACGCTTGGCGTGGCTGTATTAGCTGGTGAACTATATGCATTAGGTGGTTATGATGGGGAAAACTACTTGCAATCTGTGGAGAAATACATTCCTAAAATCAAAAAGTGGCAGCCAGTTGCACCTATGGGGAAAAGTCGAAGCTGTTTTGCAGCTGCAGTTTTAGATGGAAAGCTATATGCCATAGGTGGATATGGCCCTGCTCACATGAACAG TGTGGAGCGGTATGATCCAAGCAAAGATTCCTGGGAGATGGTTGCTCCAATGGCTGATAAAAGAATTAACTTTGGTGTTGGTTCAATGCTTGGATTCATCTTTGTTGTTGGCGGACACAATGGTGTGTCACACTTGCAAAGTGTTGAGAGGTATGAACCCCATCAAAATCAATGGACATTATGCAGGCCAATGAGTGATCCCAGAACAG